A single region of the Sphingobium sp. TKS genome encodes:
- a CDS encoding MerR family transcriptional regulator, with translation MEKAEGAFLTISELASELDLPQHILRYWETRFTQLRPLQRSGNRRYYRPADVALVRRINHLLNVEGFTVRGAQKALADGSGDPLPASVAPAKNGESMPGADLLPRLEAIRAALAKAIGE, from the coding sequence ATGGAAAAGGCAGAGGGCGCATTTCTGACGATCAGTGAGCTGGCGAGCGAACTCGATCTCCCGCAGCATATCTTGCGCTATTGGGAAACGCGTTTCACCCAGCTTCGACCGCTCCAGCGTTCGGGCAACCGCCGCTATTACCGGCCCGCCGATGTGGCGCTGGTGCGGCGGATCAATCATCTGCTGAATGTCGAGGGCTTCACCGTGCGCGGCGCGCAAAAGGCGCTGGCCGATGGCAGCGGCGATCCGCTTCCGGCATCGGTGGCGCCTGCGAAAAATGGCGAATCGATGCCTGGAGCCGATCTGCTTCCCCGGCTCGAAGCCATTCGGGCGGCATTGGCCAAGGCTATTGGCGAATAA
- the plsX gene encoding phosphate acyltransferase PlsX: MGGDEGVRVMMAGAALARHRHEGLRFTLFGDEARIKSALDHHPNLRAASEIVHAADVVDSGDKPSVAIRKKTSSMSMAIAAVKAGTCGAAVSAGNTGALMAMAKLALRTMKGVDRPALAAMLPTLGDNDVVMLDLGANTECDARNLVQFAVMGAAYARIALDLERPRVRLMNIGTEEMKGTEEIRDAAAILRAATSLPLSFEGFTEGDKIGRGDVDVIVSDGFSGNVALKTAEGTARFVTDLLRTAFTSSIRSKLGFLISKPAMHLLRHHLDPNNHNGAVFLGLNGVVVKSHGSANDKGVANAVHVAARLLEEDITRRIAADMHGIEGLTAPASRMELPAK; this comes from the coding sequence ATGGGCGGGGATGAAGGCGTACGCGTGATGATGGCGGGCGCAGCGCTCGCCCGTCACCGTCACGAAGGGCTGCGCTTCACCCTTTTCGGAGACGAAGCGCGGATCAAGTCCGCGCTCGACCATCATCCCAATCTGCGCGCCGCGTCGGAAATCGTCCACGCAGCCGACGTCGTGGATTCGGGCGACAAGCCCAGCGTCGCCATCCGCAAGAAGACCAGCTCGATGAGCATGGCCATCGCGGCGGTGAAGGCGGGGACATGCGGCGCGGCCGTTTCGGCCGGCAATACCGGCGCGCTGATGGCGATGGCGAAGCTCGCCCTGCGCACCATGAAGGGCGTTGACCGCCCCGCGCTCGCCGCCATGCTGCCGACCCTGGGCGACAATGACGTGGTCATGCTGGACCTGGGTGCCAACACCGAATGCGACGCGCGCAATCTCGTCCAGTTCGCGGTGATGGGCGCGGCCTATGCCCGCATCGCGCTCGACCTGGAGCGGCCCCGCGTGCGTCTGATGAATATCGGCACCGAGGAGATGAAGGGCACGGAGGAAATCCGCGACGCCGCCGCGATCCTGCGCGCCGCGACCAGCCTGCCGCTATCCTTCGAAGGCTTCACTGAAGGCGACAAGATCGGCCGGGGCGATGTCGACGTGATCGTGTCGGACGGCTTTTCCGGCAATGTCGCATTGAAGACGGCGGAGGGCACGGCCCGTTTCGTGACCGACCTGTTGCGCACCGCCTTCACCAGTTCTATCCGCTCCAAGCTCGGTTTCCTGATCTCGAAGCCGGCGATGCATCTGCTGCGGCATCATCTCGACCCCAACAACCATAATGGCGCCGTCTTCCTTGGCCTCAATGGCGTGGTGGTGAAGAGCCATGGCAGCGCCAATGACAAGGGCGTCGCCAACGCCGTCCATGTCGCCGCGCGGCTGCTGGAGGAAGACATCACCCGGCGTATCGCCGCCGACATGCACGGGATCGAGGGGCTGACCGCTCCCGCATCCAGGATGGAGCTGCCCGCAAAGTGA
- a CDS encoding beta-ketoacyl-ACP synthase III — translation MIRRSVLLGTGSALPVRSVSNAELAQTVDTSDEWIVERTGIRNRYIAGEGETTASLATDAAKAALEAAGLSAQDIDLIILATATPDQTFPASATIVQAALGINDCVAFDVAAVCSGFLYAITVADSMICSGAARNAIVIGSETFSRILDWEDRTTCVLFGDGAGAVVLGAEESADGKRGILASKLHADGRHNQLLYVDGGPSTTQTVGKLRMKGQEVFRHAVTNLASVLTEVMEVAGMTPAEIDWLVPHQANARILDATARKLKLAPEKVVMTVDQHANTSAASVPLALDLAMRDGRIQPGDLLVLEAMGGGFTWGACVLRV, via the coding sequence GTGATCCGCCGATCCGTTCTCCTGGGCACGGGTTCCGCCCTGCCCGTCCGCTCCGTCAGCAATGCCGAATTGGCGCAGACCGTGGACACGAGCGACGAATGGATCGTCGAGCGCACCGGCATCCGTAACCGCTATATTGCCGGCGAGGGCGAAACCACCGCGTCGCTTGCCACCGACGCCGCCAAGGCCGCCCTGGAAGCGGCAGGCCTCAGCGCGCAGGATATCGACCTGATCATCCTCGCCACGGCAACGCCCGACCAGACCTTTCCTGCCTCCGCCACGATCGTTCAGGCGGCGCTCGGCATCAATGATTGCGTCGCTTTCGACGTGGCTGCGGTCTGTTCGGGCTTCCTCTACGCCATCACTGTGGCGGACAGCATGATCTGCTCGGGCGCGGCGCGGAACGCGATCGTGATCGGCTCGGAAACCTTCAGCCGCATCCTCGATTGGGAAGATCGCACCACCTGCGTCCTCTTCGGTGACGGCGCGGGTGCGGTCGTGCTGGGCGCGGAGGAAAGTGCCGACGGCAAGCGCGGCATCCTTGCTTCGAAGCTTCATGCCGATGGCCGCCATAACCAGCTTCTCTATGTCGACGGCGGCCCTTCGACCACGCAAACGGTCGGCAAGTTGCGCATGAAGGGGCAGGAAGTCTTCCGCCATGCCGTCACCAACCTCGCTTCGGTGCTGACCGAAGTGATGGAGGTCGCCGGCATGACCCCGGCCGAGATCGATTGGCTGGTCCCGCATCAGGCCAATGCCCGCATTCTCGACGCGACGGCGCGCAAGCTGAAACTGGCGCCGGAGAAGGTGGTGATGACGGTCGATCAACACGCCAACACCTCCGCCGCTTCGGTGCCCCTCGCGCTCGATCTCGCCATGCGCGACGGACGCATCCAGCCCGGCGATCTGCTGGTGCTGGAGGCGATGGGCGGCGGTTTCACCTGGGGCGCCTGCGTCCTGCGGGTGTAG
- the ihfA gene encoding integration host factor subunit alpha, with protein sequence MSGTGTLTRADLAESVNRHIGLSRAEAATLIESILEHMSVALERGENVKISSFGTFVLRDKTQRMGRNPKTGVEVPIEPRRVLTFRASQTMRDRVASV encoded by the coding sequence ATGAGCGGTACAGGGACTCTAACGCGCGCGGATCTTGCGGAGAGCGTGAACCGTCATATTGGCCTCTCAAGGGCGGAAGCGGCAACCTTAATCGAATCCATATTGGAGCATATGTCCGTCGCGCTCGAACGCGGGGAAAATGTGAAGATCTCCAGCTTCGGCACCTTCGTCCTGCGCGACAAGACGCAGCGCATGGGCCGCAACCCCAAGACGGGCGTCGAAGTGCCGATCGAACCGCGCCGGGTGCTGACCTTCCGCGCCAGCCAGACGATGCGGGATCGGGTCGCTTCGGTCTGA